A single region of the Kocuria rosea genome encodes:
- a CDS encoding class I SAM-dependent methyltransferase, protein MQNEATDIAPLLTAEGSRLLEAVGPYDADDALGAATRLRAAGHDPRLVSAVLTQARLRARAREKFGDFADRMLFTRAGLEQATRLRVAALHARRFADADLVHVADLGCGIGADALALASLDRRVTAVELDETTAAVATLNLLPFPEATVLQADVERLDLAALPGGPPDGVWLDPARRTTSSSGTRRIFDPEAFSPPLSFVEALAGRGLPVGVKLGPGIPHEAVPGGCEAQWVSDRGDVVEAVLWFNAVARPGVRRAALVLSEHGSAELTSPEDHDPAHADAVVGPVGAYLYEPDGAVIRAGLVTDLARQLGARLIHPRIAYLTSDELVRTPLARAYRVREVLPHTVKVLKRWVREHEVGTLEIKKRGTDVTPEELRRRLAPKGPGRATLVVTRTAPGPGPEGPGRGGAGPAEQRVVIVVETVD, encoded by the coding sequence ATGCAGAACGAGGCGACCGACATCGCACCCCTGCTCACCGCCGAGGGGAGTCGCCTGCTGGAGGCCGTGGGCCCCTACGACGCCGACGACGCCCTGGGGGCCGCGACCCGCCTGCGCGCCGCGGGGCACGATCCCCGGCTCGTCTCCGCGGTGCTCACCCAGGCCCGGCTCCGCGCCAGGGCGCGGGAGAAGTTCGGCGACTTCGCCGACCGCATGCTCTTCACCCGGGCCGGCCTCGAGCAGGCCACCCGGCTGCGGGTGGCCGCCCTGCACGCCCGGCGCTTCGCCGACGCGGACCTGGTGCACGTGGCCGACCTCGGCTGCGGCATCGGCGCGGACGCGCTCGCGCTGGCCTCCCTGGACCGCCGGGTCACCGCCGTGGAGCTCGACGAGACCACGGCCGCGGTGGCCACGCTCAACCTCCTCCCCTTCCCCGAGGCCACGGTGCTGCAGGCCGACGTCGAGCGGCTGGACCTCGCCGCCCTGCCCGGCGGACCGCCGGACGGGGTGTGGCTGGACCCGGCCCGGCGCACCACGTCGTCGTCGGGCACCCGCCGGATCTTCGACCCCGAGGCGTTCTCCCCGCCCCTGTCCTTCGTCGAGGCGCTGGCCGGGCGCGGACTGCCCGTCGGGGTGAAGCTGGGGCCGGGCATCCCGCACGAGGCGGTCCCCGGCGGGTGCGAGGCGCAGTGGGTCTCCGACCGGGGCGACGTGGTCGAGGCCGTGCTGTGGTTCAACGCGGTGGCCCGCCCCGGCGTGCGGCGGGCGGCGCTCGTGCTCTCCGAGCACGGGTCCGCGGAGCTCACCAGCCCCGAGGACCACGACCCCGCCCACGCCGACGCCGTGGTCGGCCCCGTGGGCGCGTACCTCTACGAACCGGACGGCGCGGTGATCCGGGCGGGGCTCGTCACGGACCTCGCCCGGCAGCTGGGCGCGCGGCTGATCCACCCCCGGATCGCCTACCTCACCTCCGACGAGCTCGTGCGCACCCCGCTGGCCCGGGCGTACCGCGTGCGGGAGGTGCTGCCGCACACCGTCAAGGTGCTCAAGCGGTGGGTCCGGGAGCACGAGGTCGGCACGCTCGAGATCAAGAAGCGCGGCACGGACGTCACCCCGGAGGAGCTGCGCCGCCGGCTCGCGCCGAAGGGCCCCGGACGGGCCACGCTCGTGGTCACCCGGACGGCTCCGGGCCCCGGCCCGGAGGGCCCGGGGCGGGGCGGCGCGGGCCCCGCGGAGCAGCGCGTCGTGATCGTCGTGGAAACCGTAGACTGA
- a CDS encoding ABC transporter ATP-binding protein, with protein sequence MITLTNVRKDYGGEVTVGPVDLEIPSAGMTALVGPNGAGKSTLLTMIGRLLGLDDGSIDIAGYDVARTRSKDLARIVSVLRQENHYITRLTVRQLVGFGRFPHSRGRLTAVDDEIIGRYIDFLGLAPLEHRYLDQLSGGQRQRAYVAMVLAQETDHVLLDEPLNNLDMRHAVSMMQHLRRACDEMGRTIVIVLHDINFASHYADRICAVKDGRVAEFGEPHEIMDGAVLTRVFETPVTVIDGPRGRLAAFY encoded by the coding sequence GTGATCACCCTGACCAACGTGCGCAAGGACTACGGCGGTGAGGTCACGGTCGGACCCGTCGACCTCGAGATCCCGTCGGCCGGCATGACCGCCCTGGTCGGCCCCAACGGGGCGGGCAAGTCCACGCTGCTGACGATGATCGGACGCCTGCTCGGCCTCGACGACGGCAGCATCGACATCGCCGGCTACGACGTGGCCCGGACCCGGTCCAAGGACCTCGCCCGGATCGTCTCCGTCCTGCGCCAGGAGAACCACTACATCACCCGGCTCACCGTGCGGCAGCTGGTGGGCTTCGGCCGCTTCCCCCACAGTCGCGGCCGGCTCACCGCCGTGGACGACGAGATCATCGGCAGGTACATCGACTTCCTCGGCCTGGCGCCGCTGGAGCACCGCTATCTCGACCAGCTGTCGGGCGGCCAGCGCCAGCGCGCGTACGTCGCCATGGTCCTCGCCCAGGAGACCGACCACGTGCTGCTGGACGAGCCCCTCAACAACCTCGACATGCGGCACGCCGTGTCGATGATGCAGCACCTGCGGCGGGCCTGCGACGAGATGGGGCGCACCATCGTCATCGTGCTCCACGACATCAACTTCGCCAGCCACTACGCGGACCGGATCTGCGCCGTCAAGGACGGCCGGGTCGCCGAGTTCGGCGAGCCGCACGAGATCATGGACGGCGCGGTCCTCACCCGGGTCTTCGAGACCCCGGTGACCGTCATCGACGGCCCCCGGGGCCGTCTCGCCGCGTTCTACTGA
- a CDS encoding siderophore ABC transporter substrate-binding protein — translation MNRTQHPAALLAVAGVLALTACGTAQGDEAASAESSAPSAATVEVEDNHGTQTVEAPPASVVATDNRTFETLAEWGVELAAAPRALMPDTIAYADDESVVDLGNHREPDLEAVVAADPDLIVNGQRFADYREDFADLVPEATIVELDPREDEPFDEELKRQTSVLGQVFDREDEAEQINGDFDAAMQRVVDGYRPGDTVMAVTVSGGEIGFIAPGNGRTLGPLFEIFDFAPALEVEGASDDHQGDDISVEAIADSNPDWILVLDRDAAISAEDPEYTPAQEVIENAAALQNVTAVQEGQVVYMPRDTYTNEGIQTYTEFFDTLADAMGAQD, via the coding sequence ATGAACCGCACCCAGCACCCGGCTGCCCTCCTGGCCGTCGCCGGTGTCCTCGCCCTCACCGCCTGCGGCACGGCCCAGGGCGACGAGGCCGCCTCCGCGGAGTCGTCCGCCCCCTCCGCCGCCACGGTCGAGGTCGAGGACAACCACGGCACGCAGACGGTCGAGGCCCCGCCGGCGTCCGTCGTCGCCACCGACAACCGCACCTTCGAGACGCTCGCCGAGTGGGGCGTCGAACTGGCGGCGGCCCCGCGCGCCCTCATGCCGGACACCATCGCCTACGCCGACGACGAGTCCGTCGTCGACCTCGGCAACCACCGCGAGCCCGACCTCGAGGCCGTCGTCGCCGCGGACCCCGACCTCATCGTCAACGGCCAGCGCTTCGCCGACTACCGCGAGGACTTCGCCGACCTGGTGCCGGAGGCCACCATCGTCGAGCTCGACCCGCGGGAGGACGAGCCCTTCGACGAGGAGCTGAAGCGGCAGACCTCCGTCCTGGGCCAGGTCTTCGACCGCGAGGACGAGGCCGAGCAGATCAACGGCGACTTCGACGCGGCGATGCAGCGCGTCGTCGACGGCTACCGGCCCGGCGACACGGTCATGGCCGTCACCGTCTCCGGCGGCGAGATCGGCTTCATCGCCCCGGGCAACGGACGCACCCTGGGCCCGCTGTTCGAGATCTTCGACTTCGCACCGGCCCTCGAGGTCGAGGGCGCCAGCGACGACCACCAGGGCGACGACATCTCCGTGGAGGCGATCGCCGACTCGAACCCCGACTGGATCCTCGTGCTGGACCGCGACGCCGCGATCTCCGCCGAGGACCCGGAGTACACCCCGGCGCAGGAGGTCATCGAGAACGCCGCGGCCCTGCAGAACGTCACCGCGGTGCAGGAGGGCCAGGTCGTCTACATGCCCCGGGACACCTACACCAACGAGGGCATCCAGACCTACACCGAGTTCTTCGACACCCTGGCCGACGCCATGGGCGCGCAGGACTGA
- a CDS encoding 2-hydroxyacid dehydrogenase yields the protein MTNTTGTGPDPSARHAPQDHGVLQLGALHPLLEEALAAEFSALRLPEDPAEQDRFLERHAGDVRVAVGSGRTGVGADLMRRLPRLEAVVHFGVGYDGTDAAGAAARGIVMSNTPDVLTDAVADTALALYLDVLRRFSAADRYVRRGQWESTGNFPLGRHASGRRVGVLGLGRIGRAVAVRLEALGCEIHYHNRRPATGSGYAYHGSAAELAAAVDVLVVAVPGGPDSAGTVGAEVLDALGPDGFLVNVARGSVVDERALVAALQEGRLGGAGLDVFADEPRVPAALRELDTVVLLPHVGSATVETRREMAELALRNLRSWLADGTLVTPVP from the coding sequence ATGACGAACACGACCGGCACCGGCCCGGACCCCTCCGCCCGCCACGCCCCGCAGGACCACGGGGTGCTGCAGCTCGGCGCCCTGCACCCCCTGCTGGAGGAGGCGCTGGCCGCCGAGTTCTCCGCCCTGCGCCTGCCCGAGGACCCCGCCGAGCAGGACCGCTTCCTCGAGCGGCACGCCGGCGACGTCAGGGTGGCGGTCGGCTCCGGGCGCACCGGCGTGGGCGCGGACCTGATGCGGCGGCTGCCCCGGCTCGAGGCCGTCGTCCACTTCGGCGTGGGCTACGACGGCACGGACGCCGCCGGGGCCGCCGCGCGCGGCATCGTGATGAGCAACACCCCCGACGTCCTGACCGACGCCGTGGCGGACACCGCGCTGGCCCTCTACCTGGACGTGCTGCGCCGCTTCTCCGCGGCGGACCGCTACGTCCGGCGCGGGCAGTGGGAGAGCACGGGGAACTTCCCGCTGGGCCGGCACGCCTCCGGACGGCGGGTGGGCGTGCTGGGCCTCGGCAGGATCGGCCGGGCGGTCGCCGTCCGGCTGGAGGCGCTGGGCTGCGAGATCCACTACCACAACCGGCGCCCGGCCACCGGCAGCGGGTACGCCTACCACGGGTCCGCGGCGGAGCTGGCGGCCGCCGTCGACGTGCTCGTGGTCGCCGTCCCCGGCGGCCCGGACTCCGCCGGGACGGTCGGCGCGGAGGTGCTGGACGCCCTCGGCCCGGACGGGTTCCTCGTCAACGTCGCCCGCGGCTCGGTCGTCGACGAGCGGGCCCTGGTGGCGGCGCTGCAGGAGGGCCGGCTCGGCGGGGCCGGCCTGGACGTCTTCGCCGACGAGCCCCGGGTGCCGGCCGCCCTGCGCGAGCTCGACACGGTGGTGCTCCTGCCGCACGTGGGCAGCGCGACCGTGGAGACCCGGCGGGAGATGGCCGAGCTCGCCCTGCGCAACCTCCGCAGCTGGCTGGCCGACGGCACCCTGGTCACCCCCGTGCCGTGA
- a CDS encoding iron chelate uptake ABC transporter family permease subunit → MSEAVLSTPAPAPAAAPAAPAARGRAGAFPTPRARRRYWTVVAVLALASAGFAFGLLAWDNPMPVGSDGFWRIADRRVTSVVIMAVVAFCQAIATVSFQTATNNRIITPSIMGFESLYVAIQTSTVYFLGAAGILVLQGVPQFLLQVALMVALSLALYGWLLSGRYGNLQVMLLVGIIIGGGLGSVSTFMQRLLSPSEFDVLSARLFGSVTNAQADYLPVAVPLCLLAGGALWLRSSRLNVVALGRDVSLNLGLRHRAEIMGTLFLVSVLMAVSTALVGPMTFLGFLVATLAYQFADTYDHRHLFPVAVLTGFLVLTGAYFVLNHVFYAQGVVSIIIELVGGSVFLYVILRKGRL, encoded by the coding sequence GTGTCTGAGGCCGTGCTCAGCACTCCCGCACCCGCACCGGCCGCGGCGCCGGCGGCCCCCGCCGCACGGGGCCGCGCCGGGGCCTTCCCCACCCCGCGGGCCCGGCGGCGGTACTGGACGGTCGTCGCCGTGCTGGCCCTCGCCTCCGCGGGCTTCGCCTTCGGCCTGCTGGCCTGGGACAACCCGATGCCGGTCGGCTCGGACGGCTTCTGGCGGATCGCGGACCGCCGGGTGACGAGCGTGGTCATCATGGCGGTCGTGGCCTTCTGCCAGGCGATCGCGACCGTGAGCTTCCAGACGGCCACGAACAACCGGATCATCACCCCCTCGATCATGGGCTTCGAGTCCCTCTACGTGGCGATCCAGACGTCCACGGTGTACTTCCTGGGCGCCGCGGGGATCCTCGTCCTGCAGGGCGTGCCGCAGTTCCTGCTGCAGGTGGCCCTCATGGTCGCGCTCTCCCTCGCGCTCTACGGCTGGCTGCTCTCCGGCCGGTACGGGAACCTGCAGGTGATGCTGCTCGTGGGCATCATCATCGGCGGGGGCCTCGGCTCCGTCTCGACCTTCATGCAGCGTCTGCTGTCCCCCAGCGAGTTCGACGTGCTCTCCGCCCGGCTGTTCGGCTCCGTGACGAACGCCCAGGCGGACTACCTGCCGGTGGCCGTCCCGCTGTGCCTGCTGGCCGGCGGCGCCCTGTGGCTGAGGTCCTCGCGCCTGAACGTGGTCGCCCTCGGACGGGACGTGAGCCTGAACCTCGGCCTGCGGCACCGCGCCGAGATCATGGGCACCCTCTTCCTCGTCTCCGTCCTGATGGCCGTCTCCACCGCCCTGGTGGGCCCCATGACGTTCCTCGGCTTCCTGGTGGCGACGCTCGCCTACCAGTTCGCCGACACGTACGACCACCGCCACCTCTTCCCCGTGGCGGTCCTCACCGGGTTCCTCGTCCTGACGGGCGCCTACTTCGTCCTCAACCACGTCTTCTACGCCCAGGGCGTCGTCTCGATCATCATCGAGCTCGTCGGCGGCTCCGTCTTCCTCTACGTCATCCTCCGAAAGGGCCGGCTGTGA
- a CDS encoding glutamate--cysteine ligase, with amino-acid sequence MEISFARSHQSTLGVEWEIALVDGTTGDLVPRGRETFEAVLDAHPAWGTDGDHPHLTGEFLLNTVELVTGVCRDVAHSTEQLSTMLDEIRKVTDPQGLEVFAAGTHPFARWQDQQVTDKQRYHKLVDRTQYWGRQMVIYGVHVHVGLDSRAKALPVLDGLLTYYPHLLALSANSPFWAGEDTGYASQRSMIFQQLSTAGLPYHFPSWDAYEQCITDMIATGIIEEMSEARWDVRPVPRLGTDEVRFCDGLSTLWEVGALTALTQCLAESISRDVEAGRPPARLKPWHIQENKWRAARYGLDAEVITDPRNVERDLRTDLTALLDRLEPVAAQLGCSRELADVERILEQGAGYQRQRAVARAHDGDLHAVALDIVRRTREND; translated from the coding sequence GTGGAGATCTCGTTCGCCCGCTCCCACCAGTCGACGCTGGGCGTCGAGTGGGAGATCGCCCTCGTGGACGGCACCACCGGGGATCTCGTCCCCCGGGGCCGGGAGACGTTCGAGGCCGTCCTGGACGCCCACCCCGCCTGGGGCACGGACGGCGACCACCCGCACCTGACCGGGGAGTTCCTGCTCAACACCGTCGAGCTGGTCACCGGGGTGTGCCGGGACGTCGCCCACTCCACCGAGCAGCTGTCCACCATGCTGGACGAGATCCGCAAGGTCACCGACCCGCAGGGCCTCGAGGTCTTCGCCGCCGGCACCCACCCGTTCGCCCGCTGGCAGGACCAGCAGGTCACCGACAAGCAGCGCTACCACAAGCTCGTGGACCGCACCCAGTACTGGGGCCGGCAGATGGTCATCTACGGGGTGCACGTGCACGTGGGCCTCGACTCCCGGGCGAAGGCGCTGCCCGTGCTCGACGGGCTGCTGACCTACTACCCGCACCTGCTGGCGCTGTCCGCGAACTCGCCCTTCTGGGCGGGCGAGGACACCGGCTATGCGTCCCAGCGCTCCATGATCTTCCAGCAGCTGTCCACGGCGGGGCTGCCGTACCACTTCCCGTCCTGGGACGCGTACGAGCAGTGCATCACGGACATGATCGCCACCGGCATCATCGAGGAGATGAGCGAGGCCCGCTGGGACGTGCGCCCCGTGCCCCGGCTGGGCACCGACGAGGTGCGCTTCTGCGACGGGCTCTCGACCCTGTGGGAGGTCGGGGCGCTCACGGCGCTCACCCAGTGCCTCGCGGAGTCCATCTCCCGGGACGTGGAGGCGGGCCGGCCCCCCGCCCGCCTGAAGCCCTGGCACATCCAGGAGAACAAGTGGCGCGCCGCCCGCTACGGCCTCGACGCCGAGGTCATCACCGATCCGCGCAACGTCGAGCGGGACCTGCGCACGGACCTGACCGCGCTGCTCGACCGGCTGGAGCCCGTGGCCGCGCAGCTGGGCTGCTCCCGGGAGCTCGCCGACGTGGAGCGGATCCTGGAGCAGGGCGCCGGCTACCAGCGCCAGCGCGCGGTCGCCCGGGCCCACGACGGGGACCTGCACGCCGTCGCCCTCGACATCGTCCGCCGCACCCGGGAGAACGACTGA
- the tsaD gene encoding tRNA (adenosine(37)-N6)-threonylcarbamoyltransferase complex transferase subunit TsaD, producing MTDGPLVLGIESSCDETGVGIVRGRTLLANVVSSSMDEHVRFGGVIPEIASRAHLDAIVPALREALDRAGVGLADLDALAVTSGPGLAGALMVGTAAAKALAVATGKPLYAINHLVAHVSVGLLEDSGVEGFQGDFDDGLPPGLGALLVSGGHTEILAVEDLSRDVRLLGATIDDAAGEAYDKVARVLGLDYPGGPAIDAAARDGDPTAFRLPRGLSAGKYMGSAERPGPHRYDFSFSGLKTAVARVVEGYEARGEPVPVADVAASFQESVADVVTRKAVLACTEQGLGTLLLGGGVAANSRLRELTAERCAAHGIELVIPRLPLCTDNGAMVAALAARVVAEGRAPSGLDFAADSSLPVTTVSV from the coding sequence ATGACCGACGGACCCCTCGTGCTGGGCATCGAGTCCTCGTGCGACGAGACCGGCGTGGGCATCGTCCGGGGACGCACCCTGCTCGCCAACGTGGTGTCCTCCTCGATGGACGAGCACGTGCGCTTCGGCGGCGTGATCCCCGAGATCGCCTCCCGCGCCCACCTCGACGCGATCGTCCCCGCCCTGCGCGAGGCCCTGGACCGGGCGGGCGTGGGCCTGGCGGACCTCGACGCGCTCGCGGTGACCTCCGGACCCGGCCTGGCCGGGGCCCTGATGGTGGGCACGGCCGCCGCGAAGGCCCTCGCCGTGGCCACGGGCAAGCCCCTCTACGCGATCAACCACCTCGTGGCGCACGTCAGCGTGGGCCTGCTCGAGGACTCCGGGGTCGAAGGCTTCCAGGGCGACTTCGACGACGGGCTGCCGCCCGGCCTCGGGGCGCTGCTGGTCTCCGGGGGGCACACCGAGATCCTCGCCGTCGAGGACCTCTCCCGGGACGTGCGCCTGCTCGGGGCCACGATCGACGACGCGGCCGGTGAGGCCTACGACAAGGTGGCCCGCGTCCTGGGCCTCGACTACCCCGGCGGCCCGGCCATCGACGCCGCCGCCCGGGACGGGGACCCCACCGCCTTCCGCCTGCCCCGCGGGCTGAGCGCGGGCAAGTACATGGGCTCCGCCGAGCGGCCCGGCCCGCACCGCTACGACTTCTCCTTCTCCGGGCTCAAGACCGCCGTGGCCCGGGTCGTCGAGGGCTACGAGGCGCGGGGCGAGCCGGTGCCGGTCGCCGACGTCGCGGCGTCCTTCCAGGAGTCGGTGGCCGACGTGGTCACCCGCAAGGCCGTGCTCGCGTGCACCGAGCAGGGGCTCGGGACGCTGCTGCTCGGCGGGGGAGTGGCCGCGAACTCCCGGCTGCGCGAGCTCACCGCCGAGCGCTGCGCCGCGCACGGGATCGAACTGGTGATCCCCCGGCTGCCGCTGTGCACGGACAACGGGGCGATGGTCGCCGCGCTGGCCGCCCGGGTCGTGGCCGAGGGCCGTGCGCCCTCCGGGCTGGACTTCGCCGCTGACTCCTCGCTGCCGGTCACCACCGTCTCCGTCTGA
- a CDS encoding ABC transporter permease, which yields MSTIVSRPPAASKGSLFDWKLLLGALGVLALLAASLLTGVYDVFGAEDGDEMFAITRIPRTIALVLAGAAMSMSGLVMQLLTQNRFVEPTTTGTTEWAGLGLLLVVLLMPTATVLTRMLGAVTAAFIGTMVFFLFLRRVSLRSSLIVPIVGIMLGAVVGSVSTFLALQTDMLQNLGVWFAGSFTSVLRGQYEVLWIVLLVGIAVFLVADRLTVAGLGEDVATNVGLNYHRTVLLGTGLIAVATGVVTVVVGNLPFLGLIVPNIVSMVRGDDLRSNLPWVCLLGIAIVTLCDLIGRIIIMPFEIPVSVILGIVGAVVFVCLLLRQRRRV from the coding sequence ATGTCGACGATCGTGTCGAGACCCCCCGCGGCGAGCAAGGGCTCGCTGTTCGACTGGAAGCTGCTGCTCGGTGCGCTCGGCGTCCTCGCGCTGCTGGCCGCGTCCCTCCTCACGGGGGTCTACGACGTCTTCGGCGCCGAGGACGGCGACGAGATGTTCGCGATCACGCGGATCCCCCGCACCATCGCCCTGGTCCTGGCCGGCGCCGCCATGTCCATGTCCGGCCTGGTGATGCAGCTGCTCACGCAGAACCGCTTCGTGGAGCCCACCACCACGGGCACCACCGAGTGGGCGGGGCTCGGGCTGCTGCTCGTCGTGCTCCTGATGCCCACCGCCACGGTCCTCACCCGGATGCTCGGCGCCGTGACCGCGGCCTTCATCGGGACCATGGTCTTCTTCCTCTTCCTGCGCCGCGTCTCCCTGCGCTCCTCCCTCATCGTGCCCATCGTCGGCATCATGCTGGGCGCGGTGGTCGGGTCCGTCTCGACGTTCCTGGCGCTGCAGACGGACATGCTGCAGAACCTCGGCGTCTGGTTCGCCGGCAGCTTCACCTCGGTGCTGCGCGGTCAGTACGAGGTGCTGTGGATCGTGCTCCTGGTCGGGATCGCGGTGTTCCTCGTGGCGGACCGGCTCACCGTCGCCGGGCTCGGCGAGGACGTCGCCACCAATGTCGGGCTGAACTACCACCGCACCGTCCTGCTCGGGACCGGGCTGATCGCGGTGGCCACCGGCGTCGTCACCGTCGTCGTCGGCAACTTGCCCTTCCTGGGCCTCATCGTGCCGAACATCGTCTCGATGGTCCGCGGCGACGACCTGCGCAGCAACCTGCCGTGGGTGTGCCTGCTCGGCATCGCCATCGTGACGCTGTGCGACCTCATCGGAAGGATCATCATCATGCCGTTCGAGATCCCCGTGTCCGTGATCCTCGGGATCGTCGGCGCCGTGGTTTTCGTCTGCCTGCTCCTGAGGCAGCGTCGTCGTGTCTGA
- the groES gene encoding co-chaperone GroES has protein sequence MSVSIKPLEDRIVVQPLAAEQTTASGLVIPDTAKEKPQEGKVLAVGPGRVDDSGNRIPVDVQEGDVVIFSKYGGTEVKYNGEEYLVLPARDVLAVVVK, from the coding sequence GTGTCGGTCTCCATCAAGCCTCTCGAGGATCGCATCGTCGTCCAGCCGCTCGCCGCTGAGCAGACCACCGCGTCCGGTCTCGTCATCCCGGACACCGCCAAGGAGAAGCCCCAGGAGGGCAAGGTCCTGGCGGTCGGCCCCGGTCGTGTCGACGACTCCGGCAACCGCATCCCGGTCGACGTCCAGGAGGGCGACGTCGTGATCTTCTCGAAGTACGGCGGCACCGAGGTCAAGTACAACGGCGAGGAGTACCTGGTCCTCCCGGCCCGCGACGTGCTCGCCGTCGTCGTCAAGTAG